From Thermococcus barophilus MP:
TGGTTCTCGTTGCACTGTCTGCCGGCATTTTGGTTGGTAAGTACACGGGCTTTCAGTTCGGCAACTCCTATGAGATCATGCTGTACGCTTTGATCTTCATCATAGGGGTCGATCTTGGGAAGAGCAGAGGGCTTAAGGAGATCAGAGAGCTTGGAAAGATTGCATTGATCCTGCCCCTTGCCACTGTAGTCGGCTCTCTGCTGGGAGGACTTCTGGCATCGTTTCTGCTCAATGTCCCTGTGAAATGGGCATTAGCGATTTCAGCGGGCTTTGGGTGGTATTCGTTGACTGGT
This genomic window contains:
- a CDS encoding lysine exporter LysO family protein; translation: MSFLYLVLVALSAGILVGKYTGFQFGNSYEIMLYALIFIIGVDLGKSRGLKEIRELGKIALILPLATVVGSLLGGLLASFLLNVPVKWALAISAGFGWYSLTGPLLAQYSPVYGVVGFLANLTREILTILFYPVAIRKIPKELAVSMGGATTMDSTLPVIVKFGGSEITVIAFVHGFILTAIAPFLIPLILQL